CAGGAACGTTCCGCGCATCGGTCTACTACGGATTGACCGTCCTGATTGAGCTGCGACGCGCGGTCCTCGGGCACGACAAGTCCTGGCCCACTTTGAGGGCGCTGCTGCGCCCGTCATTGCGTCCGCCGCTGCTAAAGGCGGGCGAAAGCATCCTTCCGCGCTGACACCAGGAGCATCGATGAAGAAACTTCTAATGATCGCGCCCGCGTGCGACGGCGAAGACATCGGTGAGGCGTGGGTCGCGTTCCAGTGGGCGAAGCGTCTGTCCACGCGTTACGAGGTGACGTTGCTGACGACCTACAAGCGTGGCCACACCCCGATGACGCGGCAGCTCCCGAACGTTCGAGTCATCGAGTGGCAGGAGCCGCCGGGTATCGGGCGCTTCGAGCGCCTGAACAGCCTTTTGCAACCCGGGTACCTTCCCTTCTATGTTCGCGCACGACGCTGGATCCGCCGCCAGCTCGCGGCAGGCGAGCTGTTTGACCTCACTCACCAAGTGGTGCCGGTGGCGATGCGGTACCCGTCGCCAGCGGCTGGTCTCGGCATCCCGTTCGTGATCGGGCCGGTCGGCGGTAGCCTCGACTCCCCGCCGGCCTTTGCGGCCGAGGAAGGCGCCACTCCCTGGTACCAGCGATTACGAGGCCTCGATCGTTGGCGCATGCGGTCCGATCCGCTCTTGAGACGGACATACGAGTCGGCGGACTGCGTCGTCGGCGTCGCCGACTATGTGCGCGAGTTCCTCTCAGACCTGCGCATTCGCCGGTTCGAGATCCTCAGCGAAACAGCCGTCGAGAAGGTGCATGATCCCGTCGATCGTTCGGGCCGCGTCGGACCCGTTCGGCTGCTGCATGTCGGACGGACCGTACGCACCAAGGGCCTCCGCGATGTCATCCGCGCGATCAGCTCGGCGCGCGACCTCGACGTCGTCCTCGACGTCCTGGGAGACGGCAACGATCGCGGTGCGTGCGAGGAACTCATTGCGGAACTGGGCCTCGGCGACCGCATCACACTCCACGGCTCCGTGCCGCGCGAGGTGGTCGACGAGTTCTACCGTCGCGCCGATGTCTTCGTCTTCCCGAGCTACCGCGAACCGGGCGGAAACGTGGCGTTGGAGGCGATGTCGTGGGGGCTGCCGACGATCCTGTGCCGCAGGGGCGGTCCCGGGGCGAACGTCGACGCGTCCTGCGCGCTCCTCCTGGAGGCAGAGTCCCCGGAGCAACTCGCCGCGGACTGCGCTGTGGCCCTACGGAAGCTTGTTGGGGACCCCGACCTTCGCAACACAATGGGCGAGGCGGGCCGCCAGCGCGCACTCGCCACCCATTTATGGGAGCACCGGCTTACCAGAATGGATGATCTGTATGGCGAGCTCGCAGCTTCCAGCCCCTGACTGACCGCACCGCGCGGGCGTCTGATGCTCTACATGTCCGAGGTCGCGACGGCCAGGTTGGTGAGGAAGGCCACAGAGCTTGGACGCGGTTCAACATCCCCGGCGAGCATTGCACCCATCCATTCGCGTTCGATGAAGTCCAGCGACGCGAGCGTGGACAGGAGATCCGGATTCGCGCGCCAGTGAGTGACGACCTTTGCCGCGAGGATGTCCCCTCCCGCAGGTGGTCGGTTACCACGGCGCACGCGCTGAAGTGACTTTCGCACGAAGCGCTTGCCTGTGCTCAGCGTCTGTGCGACAGGCTGCCATGGCGACGGGTCTGCATAGGCTGCCGGCGCAGGCCTACCGTCGAGCGGCATGGCACCGAGTTCAGGGTCGAGTGCCATCTGCAACGACGCGAGGAAACGCGAACCTGCTTTGTCCTGCGGACTCAGCCGCGCCGCGATCTCAAGGAAACCGCGATCGAGCATGGGATTGATCACGATCCGTTGTGCGCTAACGGCTGTGTCAGTGGCTCCCGCCCAGCGCTGCATCCGGTGACGCAGATACAGCTCATCGGTCGCGCGGAACCACTCGTCGCCACCCGCCTGCAGCGCTTCGAATACTTCCCCTTCGGCTGCGTCGCGCGCCCATGCGGAGAACTCGTCGGTCAGCAGTCCAGGCTCGACGGACTCGTTCACGAACATCCGCCATGACGCGAGGCGTGACGCGTCCTTTCTCGTGTACGAACGGTCCACGACCCTTCCGACGTAGTAAAAGCCACGCGCAACCTCGCCACCTAGCCCCGAGATGCGCACACCCTGCGCGAATGATCGCTCTCCGATACCTAGTGCGGCGAGCGCGACCGGATCCGACATCGCGTCAAGCCGTATAGAAGCCTCGACGCAGAGGCGCCAGGCATCGGCAGGGCTCACGCCGTCAACGCTCGCCAGGTCTCGCACGTCATGCTCGAGCCCATACCGCGCG
This DNA window, taken from Microbacterium invictum, encodes the following:
- a CDS encoding glycosyltransferase family 4 protein, which encodes MIAPACDGEDIGEAWVAFQWAKRLSTRYEVTLLTTYKRGHTPMTRQLPNVRVIEWQEPPGIGRFERLNSLLQPGYLPFYVRARRWIRRQLAAGELFDLTHQVVPVAMRYPSPAAGLGIPFVIGPVGGSLDSPPAFAAEEGATPWYQRLRGLDRWRMRSDPLLRRTYESADCVVGVADYVREFLSDLRIRRFEILSETAVEKVHDPVDRSGRVGPVRLLHVGRTVRTKGLRDVIRAISSARDLDVVLDVLGDGNDRGACEELIAELGLGDRITLHGSVPREVVDEFYRRADVFVFPSYREPGGNVALEAMSWGLPTILCRRGGPGANVDASCALLLEAESPEQLAADCAVALRKLVGDPDLRNTMGEAGRQRALATHLWEHRLTRMDDLYGELAASSP
- a CDS encoding asparagine synthase-related protein is translated as MELMAVADQMRTGPVNLTRLLPPFAAMHHDQHGTTMVADSMGFRQLFHTAPGAGGNAALSSSALAAGRARGTGLDKVAVGNQSLLGWQLGRRTLFEDVEKLVPGAVARLDSGPVAVEDGARHSHDPLGVEHAVAEAATLLRTSLAALLDDHPDAVLQLTGGLDSRLLLSAIPPSRRRGLRAMTLGVPGSGDVSIAAKISARYGLEHDVRDLASVDGVSPADAWRLCVEASIRLDAMSDPVALAALGIGERSFAQGVRISGLGGEVARGFYYVGRVVDRSYTRKDASRLASWRMFVNESVEPGLLTDEFSAWARDAAEGEVFEALQAGGDEWFRATDELYLRHRMQRWAGATDTAVSAQRIVINPMLDRGFLEIAARLSPQDKAGSRFLASLQMALDPELGAMPLDGRPAPAAYADPSPWQPVAQTLSTGKRFVRKSLQRVRRGNRPPAGGDILAAKVVTHWRANPDLLSTLASLDFIEREWMGAMLAGDVEPRPSSVAFLTNLAVATSDM